Sequence from the Candidatus Atribacteria bacterium ADurb.Bin276 genome:
TTTAGAGCATAAATTGTTATATAAAACCAAGGGAGTGGTTCCAGAAGAAGAATATTTAATTCCAATAGGGAAGGCAGATGTCAAAAGATCTGGGGCTGATCTCACTATTATTGGTTATTCTAATCTCATTCCCAAAAGTTTACAAGCAGCGGAAAAATTGGCTCAAGAAGGGATTGATGTAGAGGTTTTAGATCTTCGTTCCCTTCGCCCACTCGATACCGAAGCCATTGCCCAATCAATACAAAAGACCCATCGAGCATTGGTAGTTTATGAAGCTCCTCAATTGGGAGGGTTTGGTGCTGAAGTGGCAGCATTTATTGGAGAGAAATGTTTTGATGACCTTGATTCTCCAGTTATGCGCTTGGGAGGTCTTGAAATGCCTCCACCCTATAATCCTCGTTTAGAAAAGCAATTAGTACCTCAAGTGGAAGATATCGTTAATGGGGTTAGAAGGTTAATGAAAGGATAAGAAATGAAGTACGATGCCTTTCATCAGGATCTGATGCGAGAAGTGGCTAAATTATATTACTACGAAGATTTAACTCAAGATCAAATAGGAGAAATTGTTGGCCTTTCTCGTCAAAAAGTTTGGAGAGTGCTTAAAAAAGCTAAAGAAGAGGGTATAGTCCAAATTAAAATAATAGAACCCTCCGATAAGGAATTGGAAAATGAAAATCAGCTTAAGGAAAAATTTGGTTTAAAGGAAGTTAAGATTACACTATCCTTTCAAGAAAATGACAAAATACTTTTAAAAAGAGTTGCCCAAGTTGCTGCCTCTTATTTAAGAAATCGCTTAGATCCCTATTCAACCTTAGGGGTGGCTTATGGAAAAACCATATTTGAAATAATCCACTATCTCACTCCTAAAAAAATACCCGGTTTAAGAGTGATTCAAATTATGGGGGGTTATGGAAAATTAAAAGGGGACGTCATGGCAGTTGAATTAGCCCGTCGGATTGCTGAAAATTTTGATGGTCAGGTTGT
This genomic interval carries:
- the deoR_2 gene encoding Deoxyribonucleoside regulator; translation: MKYDAFHQDLMREVAKLYYYEDLTQDQIGEIVGLSRQKVWRVLKKAKEEGIVQIKIIEPSDKELENENQLKEKFGLKEVKITLSFQENDKILLKRVAQVAASYLRNRLDPYSTLGVAYGKTIFEIIHYLTPKKIPGLRVIQIMGGYGKLKGDVMAVELARRIAENFDGQVVYLMAPAFAKDQATRDAILSNESVFKVLDMSKKVDIALVGIGGVLETSTLLDTGDLYDHEIEELRKKKVVGNICGNFYDETGAIIETLADKRRISISLKDLKKIPLVIGVAGGKNKFLPILGALKGRFIQALITDDLTAKLLINHKE